From Nerophis lumbriciformis linkage group LG39, RoL_Nlum_v2.1, whole genome shotgun sequence, one genomic window encodes:
- the ormdl3 gene encoding ORM1-like protein 3: protein MNVGTAHSEVNPNTRVMNSRGMWLSYILGIGLLHVILLSIPFASVPVVWTLTNLIHNLCMYLLLHTVKGTPFETPDQGKARLLTHWEQMDYGVQFTASRKFLTITPIVLYILTSFYTKYDRVHFVVNTVSLLTVLIPKLPQLHGVRLFGINKY, encoded by the exons ATGAACGTGGGCACGGCGCACAGCGAGGTGAACCCCAACACGCGCGTGATGAACAGCCGCGGCATGTGGCTGTCGTACATCCTGGGCATCGGCCTGCTGCACGTCATCCTGCTCAGCATCCCCTTCGCCAGCGTGCCCGTGGTCTGGACCCTCACCAACCTCATCCACAACCTG TGCATGTACCTGCTCCTGCACACCGTCAAAGGGACGCCCTTCGAGACCCCCGACCAGGGCAAGGCCCGCCTCCTCACGCACTGGGAGCAAATGGACTACGGCGTGCAGTTCACCGCGTCACGCAAGTTTCTCACCATCACGCCCATCGTCCT gtaCATCCTCACCAGCTTTTACACCAAATACGACCGGGTCCATTTCGTGGTGAACACGGTGTCGCTGCTCACCGTGCTCATTCCCAAGTTGCCTCAGCTGCACGGCGTGCGCCTCTTTGGCATCAACAAATACTGA